From a single Vitis vinifera cultivar Pinot Noir 40024 chromosome 18, ASM3070453v1 genomic region:
- the LOC100259205 gene encoding LRR receptor-like serine/threonine-protein kinase GHR1: MRREVGSLGFCLSCLLAVITVSEVVITGDSRTHSGDIQILKDFKNGLNPGSITPGSCLSSWDFSVDPCDYLFSDRFTCGFRCDRLVAGASRVTEITLDQAGYTGTLSSSTWNLPFLQFLDLSDNSFSGSIPDSFSNLTRLRRLTLSRNSFSGEIPNSLGSLPNLEELYLDNNHLQGPIPASINGLISLKKLELQENALSGAFPDLGSLKNLYFLDASDNQICGQITTALPASLLELSIRNNNLEGNLPHRLGSLKYLQVMDLSDNKLSGVISWIVFDHPSLQQLTLSHNNFSLLQVPSNMGEGSKLIALDLSYNQLGGLLPAFIASMPNLSAVSLEHNKFTGMIPSQYALKTVVGGGGGTASFERLLLGGNYLFGPIPGPLMFLKPGYANVSLVDNCLYRCPNSFFFCQGGTQKSLVDCKNFRHSIP; the protein is encoded by the coding sequence ATGAGGCGAGAAGTAGGTAGCCTGGGGTTCTGTTTATCTTGTCTACTTGCGGTGATTACGGTTTCGGAAGTGGTGATTACAGGAGATTCAAGAACCCATTCAGGAGACATTCAAATTCtcaaagattttaaaaatgggCTCAACCCTGGTTCCATCACCCCCGGCTCTTGCTTGAGCTCCTGGGACTTCTCTGTGGATCCATGCGATTACTTATTCAGCGACCGCTTCACTTGTGGCTTCAGGTGCGACCGCCTCGTCGCCGGCGCCAGCCGGGTTACCGAGATCACCCTTGACCAGGCTGGTTACACCGGCACACTCTCTTCCTCCACCTGGAACCTCCCTTTTCTGCAATTTCTCGACCTCTCTGATAACTCCTTCTCCGGCTCCATACCCGACTCCTTCTCCAACCTCACTCGTCTCCGCCGCCTCACTCTCTCTCGAAACTCCTTCTCCGGGGAGATACCCAACTCCCTCGGCTCTCTCCCTAACCTCGAGGAACTCTATCTCGATAACAACCATCTCCAAGGTCCCATTCCAGCCAGCATTAACGGTCTGATAAGCTTGAAAAAGTTAGAACTTCAAGAAAACGCCCTGTCGGGCGCGTTTCCAGATCTGGGTTCTCTTAAAAACCTCTATTTTTTGGACGCCAGCGATAACCAAATCTGCGGCCAAATCACAACTGCTTTACCGGCGTCCCTATTGGAGCTCTCTATCCGAAACAACAACTTGGAAGGAAACCTACCACATAGATTAGGGAGCTTGAAGTATCTGCAGGTAATGGATCTGAGCGACAACAAACTCTCCGGGGTGATATCATGGATCGTGTTCGACCACCCATCACTGCAACAGCTCACACTCTCTCACAACAACTTCTCCTTGTTGCAAGTGCCGAGCAACATGGGTGAGGGTAGTAAATTGATAGCTCTTGATCTGAGCTACAACCAACTTGGAGGACTGTTGCCGGCGTTCATAGCGTCGATGCCGAACCTGTCGGCAGTGTCATTGGAGCACAACAAGTTCACAGGGATGATACCGTCTCAGTATGCATTGAAGACAGTGGTTGGTGGTGGGGGTGGAACGGCGTCGTTTGAGAGGCTGTTGCTGGGTGGTAACTACTTATTCGGGCCGATACCCGGTCCACTAATGTTTCTGAAACCCGGTTATGCTAACGTGAGCCTGGTGGACAATTGTTTGTATCGGTGCCCTAATAGTTTCTTCTTTTGTCAAGGTGGGACTCAGAAGTCCCTGGTTGATTGTAAGAATTTTAGGCACTCAATCCCATAG
- the LOC100264386 gene encoding B-box zinc finger protein 21: MKIHCDVCSREEATVFCTADEAALCDACDHRVHHANKLASKHQRFSLLHPSPKQVPLCDVCQEKRAFLFCQQDRAILCRDCDLPIHTANEHTQKHNRFLLTGIKLSATSALYSSTTSVADSVSDHKSQSSLKKPESVPPEISHPPSITKTSSPTTAINSINKGGDASLTSEGVSTSSISEYLIEMLPGWHVEDFLDSTSAPSGFCKSAGDDVLPYLLDADLDNNLSSFSSENLGVWVPQAPTPLHPSQYSSFMGGQIGLKESKEATTMKPNSKKWGDDVFTVPQISPPSVGSKRSRSFWQYHH; encoded by the exons ATGAAGATCCACTGCGACGTCTGTAGTAGAGAAGAAGCGACGGTGTTTTGCACCGCCGACGAGGCAGCTCTCTGCGACGCCTGCGACCACCGGGTCCACCACGCCAACAAGCTCGCCTCCAAGCACCAGCGCTTCTCTCTTCTCCACCCCTCCCCTAAGCAGGTCCCTCTCTGCGACGTATGCCAG GAGAAGAGAGCTTTCCTATTCTGTCAGCAGGACCGAGCAATTCTATGTAGAGACTGCGATCTTCCAATTCACACCGCCAACGAGCACACCCAGAAGCACAACAGGTTCCTTCTCACTGGCATCAAGCTTTCTGCCACTTCTGCGCTCTACTCCTCTACCACCAGCGTCGCAGATTCTGTTTCCGATCACAAGTCTCAGTCCTCTCTCAAGAAGCCCGAGTCGGTGCCTCCTGAGATCTCCCATCCACCGTCCATCACCAAGACTTCATCGCCAACAACCGCCATAAACAGCATAAACAAGGGTGGGGATGCTTCTCTAACAAGTGAAGGTGTTTCAACCAGTAGTATATCAGAGTACTTGATCGAGATGTTACCAGGCTGGCATGTTGAGGATTTTTTGGATTCCACTTCTGCTCCTTCTGGTTTCTGTAAG AGTGCTGGTGATGATGTACTACCTTATCTTCTTGATGCGGATCTTGACAACAATCTGAGTAGCTTCTCGTCAGAAAATTTGGGGGTTTGGGTTCCTCAAGCTCCCACTCCTCTCCATCCTTCTCAATATTCGTCATTCATGGGTGGGCAGATTGGGTTGAAAGAGTCCAAGGAAGCTACAACCATGAAACCCAACAGCAAAAAGTGGGGAGACGATGTTTTTACAGTTCCACAGATCAGCCCTCCATCTGTAGGCTCCAAGAGATCTAGATCTTTCTGGCAGTATCACCACTAA